The proteins below come from a single Vanacampus margaritifer isolate UIUO_Vmar chromosome 10, RoL_Vmar_1.0, whole genome shotgun sequence genomic window:
- the LOC144059101 gene encoding ral GTPase-activating protein subunit beta-like isoform X3, whose amino-acid sequence MDQSARSGRSHVSALSCFPNHVAREVAVAVVTPLGAGLGNPAGRSLLRTEAQVKWTMEVLCFSLSLPLDCDTVRVCVDVYAHWLTVLVSPRDSIPPPLVKEPNLYVQKILRHLRALFLPRSDRSSPAYAPVCQRVLAAVQLLAREGAGMSGDTWEMLLHFLLCINQSVLATPTCAPTCQPLSLPSMEVLFQVSLVSCSRCFPPRSLWLSWRQMMTTWRFQPAVLDQWTRLVSALTSRLLRLSLGPAFPRFEVPDEDAALIPEDMSHQVTLQTWFRFLHLLSNPADLKRPALGGAAPQAQEDVFLTAMSTISRLVDAFLGVSAVCGEPGEHMLINTGLPTRIHFRDRLPSLGVAVTRSPFKDRLPSYGVSRPRSGSAPPTPFNILSMPSKSPPPPHARQKTSNLSKAGAKPQMVSSQTSPPLHLWKSSSGLPAFSWVLYSSPRGPPSPLRASVDSLLHVFGFCLFDAALVDKASAPSARWEDGRAEACGTLCRIFSCKKTSDDVLPAYLSRFYAVLLQGLRVCGNMSPPVVSAILLHSSSLFCCDLAGVNLLLPSFICVLEKVLLERELRSFHAFASQADLRRAAISALMSLLPLPQQFGPVQLAPLRDASDDEVTTGSFRSLKPRLVAVAVGSLQTETDGTNMQMLLAAILTLVQDCALTEAEGQTHQARKSHSAGHGRSKYANRSSELTASACPLYCRSPSADCVVFSWQPADQSVTAAALWLDIVHLLTQHLTAQWRDDTAVCLVATEVLAGLARVKVAVAQQEKKRVVAAICRYIQFQCGRPSPLHSRDLHSIIVAAFHCLSTWITRHHDLLEDQECLLELLGIVELGVSGSKSRQEVEVRCRDQKELNPVSLRVKEAAEATLNCIMQVSGASPSFESSLDEDTLIGCSGMSDRILKKFRYFALDASVILGILEQDQGPKQGSASSPSLMVLIRGQFSHRSWTLQHRLQPREEKASPKEALSHREGGGGEAQVHGGTSHCWSGVQRPAPLENLNVGLLVEADISIPNLWEGLTEEVKQYLDRLRATLERQQRVEAELRRTVAMTTYAPPPYPRLRPATCVQTARLFLSHLGLVTPETLKDLGSGGAPAQLVSLDSSLPGFCEDLRRLDRLPFRTQDSAFIFYMRAGQKTATEILGNVESRDNVSRHFLDFLSNLGWPVAAAGRGRHEVVAEFTAALAQSGGGAFDGKRFVLKYEDALTDLTFVVPSSSSHDDWSKCWKEAESEVQRSAEDRHKSKMMIVWVERLEDIEAFPVGELNKSCARDVHMVLVHGMRSGLFRIVTRGNSGGKSILLPPLVDGIVVSKRSLGPLVTETLLNGCRRRQLCGDPAPPPHVNRKSLIGDMIGRYRSRRSEPADFYGALFQQA is encoded by the exons TATTCCTGCCCAG GTCAGACCGATCCAGTCCGGCCTACGCGCCCGTCTGCCAGCGTGTGCTGGCTGCAGTTCAGCTGCTGGCCAGAGAGGGCGCCGGCATGAGCGGGGACACCTGGGAGATGCTGCTTCACTTCCTGCTGTGCATCAACCAGTCAGTGCTGGCCACGCCCACCTGTGCAC CCACATGTCAACCGTTGTCCCTGCCATCCATGGAGGTCCTGTTCCAGGTCAGTCTGGTGTCCTGCTCCCGCTGTTTCCCACCTCGGTCCTTGTGGCTGTCGTGGAGACAGATGATGACCACGTGGAGGTTTCAGCCTGCCGTATTGGACCAGTGGACACGGCTTGTCTCCGCTCTAACGTCCAG GTTGCTGCGTCTGAGTCTCGGTCCTGCCTTCCCTCGATTCGAGGTCCCAGATGAGGACGCCGCTCTAATCCCTGAAGACATGAGCCACCAGGTCACCCTCCAGACCTGGTTCAGGTTTCTGCATTTGCTTAG CAACCCTGCAGACCTGAAGCGTCCAGCGCTTGGCGGCGCAGCACCGCAGGCCCAGGAGGACGTCTTCCTCACAGCCATGTCGACCATCAGTCGACTGGTGGATGCCTTTCTGG GTGTCTCTGCGGTCTGCGGAGAACCAGGGGAGCACATGCTGATAAACACGG GACTTCCAACTAGAATCCATTTTAGAGACCGCCTACCTTCTCTCG GTGTTGCCGTCACACGAAGTCCTTTCAAAGACAGACTGCCCTCCTACG GTGTCTCGCGTCCTCGTTCTGGAAGTGCTCCTCCGACCCCCTTCAACATTCTGAGCATGCCCAGCAAATCGCCGCCTCCGCCGCACGCTCGACAGAAGACGTCAAACCTTTCCAAGGCTGGCGCGAAACCTCAAATGGTTTCTTCGCAA ACGTCCCCACCTCTCCATTTGTGGAAGTCTTCTTCTGGTCTTCCTGCATTCTCATGGGTGTTGTACTCCTCCCCCCGCGGCCCCCCGTCCCCTCTGAGGGCCAGCGTGGACTCTCTGCTTCACGTCTTTGGCTTCTGCCTGTTTGATGCCGCCCTCGTTGACAAAGCGTCTGCCCCTAGTG CGCGTTGGGAAGACGGGCGAGCCGAGGCCTGCGGCACACTTTGTCGGATCTTCTCCTGTAAGAAAACCTCCGACGATGTCCTTCCTGCGTACCTGTCCAG GTTCTATGCGGTCCTCCTTCAGGGTCTGCGGGTGTGTGGAAACATGAGCCCTCCGGTTGTGTCCGCCATCCTGCTCCACTCGTCCTCGTTGTTCTGCTGTGACCTGGCTGGAGTCAACCTGCTGCTCCCCTCCTTCATTTGTGTCTTGGAGAAGGTTCTGCTGGAAAG GGAACTGCGGAGCTTCCACGCCTTCGCGAGCCAGGCAGACTTGCGGCGGGCGGCCATCTCGGCGCTGATGTCACTTTTGCCCCTCCCCCAGCAGTTTGGACCAGTCCAGCTGGCG CCGCTGCGAGATGCCAGTGATGACGAGGTCACCACAGGAAGCTTCCGGTCCCTGAAGCCCCGCCTGGTCGCGGTGGCCGTTGGTTCTCTGCAGACGGAGACGGACGGCACCAACATGCAGATGCTCCTGG CGGCCATCTTGACCCTGGTTCAGGACTGCGCTCTGACGGAGGCTGAGGGGCAAACTCACCAGGCGAGAAAAAGTCACTCTGCTGGGCACGGCAGGAGCAAATACGCCAACAGATCCAGTGAGTTGACGGCGTCCGCCTGCCCGCTATATTGCAGATCACCGAGCGCCGACTGTGTCGTGTTTTCATGGCAACCAGCCGACCAATCAGTCACCGCCGCCGCCCTGTGGCTGGATATTGTGCATCTGCTGACTCAACATCTGACTGCCCAGTGGAGGGACGACACAGCGGTTTGCCTGGTGGCCACGGAGGTTTTGGCAGGACTGGCCCGGGTGAAGGTGGCCGTGGCCCAACAGGAAAAGAAGCGAGTGGTCGCCGCCATCTGTCGCTACATCCAGTTCCAGTGCGGTCGTCCGTCTCCGCTTCACTCCAGAGATCTTCATTCCATCATTGTGGCGGCCTTCCACTGCCTCAGCACCTGGATTACGAGGCACCACGACCTCTTGGAGGACCAG GAGTGCTTGCTGGAGCTTTTGGGGATTGTGGAGCTCGGCGTGTCAGGCAGCAAGTCCAGGCAGGAAGTGGAAGTACGGTGTCGAGACCAGAAAGAACTGAATCCCGTCTCTCTGCGAGTGAAGGAAGCGGCTGAGGCCACGCTAAATTG CATCATGCAGGTGTCTGGAGCGTCCCCGTCCTTCGAGAGCTCTTTGGACGAGGACACACTTATTGGCTGCTCTGGTATGAGTGACAGAATCCTGAAGAAGTTCCGATATTTTGCTTTGGATGCTTCTGTGATCCTGGGAATTCTAGAACAAGATCAAGGACCTAAACAAG GTTCTGCATCATCCCCGTCGCTCATGGTGCTGATCCGAGGACAGTTTTCACATCGCTCCTGGACTCTCCAGCACCGCCTTCAGCCCAGAGAAGAAAAAGCCAGCCCAAAG GAAGCACTCAGCCATCGGGAAGGTGGAGGCGGCGAAGCCCAGGTGCATGGTGGGACATCACACTGCTGGTCTGGTGTCCAAAGGCCGGCGCCTCTGGAAAACCTCAACGTGGGTCTTTTGGTTGAAGCAGACATAAGCATCCCCAACCTGTGGGAGGGCCTGACTGAGGAG GTGAAACAGTATTTGGATCGTCTCCGAGCAACTTTGGAGCGACAGCAGCGGGTGGAGGCGGAGCTCCGGCGGACCGTTGCCATGACCACTTATGCACCTCCTCCTTATCCTCGTCTTCGTCCTGCCACTTGCGTCCAGACTGCGAGGCTCTTCCTGTCCCACTTGGGCCTGGTGACTCCTGAGACCCTGAAG GATCTTGGCAGCGGGGGCGCTCCGGCTCAGTTGGTGTCTCTGGACTCGTCATTGCCAGGATTCTGTGAGGACCTGAGACGTTTAGACCGGCTCCCGTTCAGAACCCAGGACTCTGCCTTCATCTTCTACATGAGGGCAGGACAGAAAACTGCAACTGAG ATTTTAGGAAACGTGGAGTCACGTGACAACGTGTCTCGTCACTTCCTGGACTTCCTGTCCAATTTGGGCTGGCCGGTGGCAGCGGCGGGACGCGGTCGCCACGAGGTCGTCG CAGAATTCACGGCTGCGCTGGCACAAAGCGGCGGAGGCGCGTTCGACGGCAAGCGCTTCGTCCTCAAGTACGAGGACGCTCTGACCGACCTCACCTTTGTCGTTCCCTCGTCATCATCGCACG atgATTGGTCAAAGTGCTGGAAAGAGGCGGAGTCTGAGGTTCAAAGGTCTGCTGAAGACCGGCACAAATCCAAGATGATGATCGTGTGGGTGGAACGCTTGGAGGACATAG AGGCGTTCCCTGTTGGGGAGCTCAACAAAAGCTG cGCACGGGACGTCCACATGGTGTTGGTCCACGGCATGCGGAGCGGCCTCTTCCGGATCGTCACGCGTGGGAATTCCGGCGGGAAGTCCATCTTGCTTCCGCCGCTGGTGGACGGCATCGTCGTCAGCAAGCGCAGTCTTG GCCCGTTAGTGACGGAGACGTTGCTGAACGGTTGCCGTCGGCGACAGCTGTGCGGCGACCCCGCCCCCCCGCCGCACGTCAACAGGAAGTCCCTGATCGGCGACATGATCGGTCGCTACCGCAGCCGCCGCTCGGAGCCCGCCGACTTCTACGGCGCCTTATTTCAACAAGCCTGA
- the LOC144059101 gene encoding ral GTPase-activating protein subunit beta-like isoform X4, whose translation MMTTWRFQPAVLDQWTRLVSALTSRLLRLSLGPAFPRFEVPDEDAALIPEDMSHQVTLQTWFRFLHLLSNPADLKRPALGGAAPQAQEDVFLTAMSTISRLVDAFLGVSAVCGEPGEHMLINTGLPTRIHFRDRLPSLGVAVTRSPFKDRLPSYGVSRPRSGSAPPTPFNILSMPSKSPPPPHARQKTSNLSKAGAKPQMVSSQTSPPLHLWKSSSGLPAFSWVLYSSPRGPPSPLRASVDSLLHVFGFCLFDAALVDKASAPSARWEDGRAEACGTLCRIFSCKKTSDDVLPAYLSRFYAVLLQGLRVCGNMSPPVVSAILLHSSSLFCCDLAGVNLLLPSFICVLEKVLLERELRSFHAFASQADLRRAAISALMSLLPLPQQFGPVQLAPLRDASDDEVTTGSFRSLKPRLVAVAVGSLQTETDGTNMQMLLAAILTLVQDCALTEAEGQTHQARKSHSAGHGRSKYANRSSELTASACPLYCRSPSADCVVFSWQPADQSVTAAALWLDIVHLLTQHLTAQWRDDTAVCLVATEVLAGLARVKVAVAQQEKKRVVAAICRYIQFQCGRPSPLHSRDLHSIIVAAFHCLSTWITRHHDLLEDQECLLELLGIVELGVSGSKSRQEVEVRCRDQKELNPVSLRVKEAAEATLNCIMQVSGASPSFESSLDEDTLIGCSGMSDRILKKFRYFALDASVILGILEQDQGPKQGSASSPSLMVLIRGQFSHRSWTLQHRLQPREEKASPKEALSHREGGGGEAQVHGGTSHCWSGVQRPAPLENLNVGLLVEADISIPNLWEGLTEEVKQYLDRLRATLERQQRVEAELRRTVAMTTYAPPPYPRLRPATCVQTARLFLSHLGLVTPETLKDLGSGGAPAQLVSLDSSLPGFCEDLRRLDRLPFRTQDSAFIFYMRAGQKTATEILGNVESRDNVSRHFLDFLSNLGWPVAAAGRGRHEVVAEFTAALAQSGGGAFDGKRFVLKYEDALTDLTFVVPSSSSHDDWSKCWKEAESEVQRSAEDRHKSKMMIVWVERLEDIEAFPVGELNKSCARDVHMVLVHGMRSGLFRIVTRGNSGGKSILLPPLVDGIVVSKRSLGPLVTETLLNGCRRRQLCGDPAPPPHVNRKSLIGDMIGRYRSRRSEPADFYGALFQQA comes from the exons ATGATGACCACGTGGAGGTTTCAGCCTGCCGTATTGGACCAGTGGACACGGCTTGTCTCCGCTCTAACGTCCAG GTTGCTGCGTCTGAGTCTCGGTCCTGCCTTCCCTCGATTCGAGGTCCCAGATGAGGACGCCGCTCTAATCCCTGAAGACATGAGCCACCAGGTCACCCTCCAGACCTGGTTCAGGTTTCTGCATTTGCTTAG CAACCCTGCAGACCTGAAGCGTCCAGCGCTTGGCGGCGCAGCACCGCAGGCCCAGGAGGACGTCTTCCTCACAGCCATGTCGACCATCAGTCGACTGGTGGATGCCTTTCTGG GTGTCTCTGCGGTCTGCGGAGAACCAGGGGAGCACATGCTGATAAACACGG GACTTCCAACTAGAATCCATTTTAGAGACCGCCTACCTTCTCTCG GTGTTGCCGTCACACGAAGTCCTTTCAAAGACAGACTGCCCTCCTACG GTGTCTCGCGTCCTCGTTCTGGAAGTGCTCCTCCGACCCCCTTCAACATTCTGAGCATGCCCAGCAAATCGCCGCCTCCGCCGCACGCTCGACAGAAGACGTCAAACCTTTCCAAGGCTGGCGCGAAACCTCAAATGGTTTCTTCGCAA ACGTCCCCACCTCTCCATTTGTGGAAGTCTTCTTCTGGTCTTCCTGCATTCTCATGGGTGTTGTACTCCTCCCCCCGCGGCCCCCCGTCCCCTCTGAGGGCCAGCGTGGACTCTCTGCTTCACGTCTTTGGCTTCTGCCTGTTTGATGCCGCCCTCGTTGACAAAGCGTCTGCCCCTAGTG CGCGTTGGGAAGACGGGCGAGCCGAGGCCTGCGGCACACTTTGTCGGATCTTCTCCTGTAAGAAAACCTCCGACGATGTCCTTCCTGCGTACCTGTCCAG GTTCTATGCGGTCCTCCTTCAGGGTCTGCGGGTGTGTGGAAACATGAGCCCTCCGGTTGTGTCCGCCATCCTGCTCCACTCGTCCTCGTTGTTCTGCTGTGACCTGGCTGGAGTCAACCTGCTGCTCCCCTCCTTCATTTGTGTCTTGGAGAAGGTTCTGCTGGAAAG GGAACTGCGGAGCTTCCACGCCTTCGCGAGCCAGGCAGACTTGCGGCGGGCGGCCATCTCGGCGCTGATGTCACTTTTGCCCCTCCCCCAGCAGTTTGGACCAGTCCAGCTGGCG CCGCTGCGAGATGCCAGTGATGACGAGGTCACCACAGGAAGCTTCCGGTCCCTGAAGCCCCGCCTGGTCGCGGTGGCCGTTGGTTCTCTGCAGACGGAGACGGACGGCACCAACATGCAGATGCTCCTGG CGGCCATCTTGACCCTGGTTCAGGACTGCGCTCTGACGGAGGCTGAGGGGCAAACTCACCAGGCGAGAAAAAGTCACTCTGCTGGGCACGGCAGGAGCAAATACGCCAACAGATCCAGTGAGTTGACGGCGTCCGCCTGCCCGCTATATTGCAGATCACCGAGCGCCGACTGTGTCGTGTTTTCATGGCAACCAGCCGACCAATCAGTCACCGCCGCCGCCCTGTGGCTGGATATTGTGCATCTGCTGACTCAACATCTGACTGCCCAGTGGAGGGACGACACAGCGGTTTGCCTGGTGGCCACGGAGGTTTTGGCAGGACTGGCCCGGGTGAAGGTGGCCGTGGCCCAACAGGAAAAGAAGCGAGTGGTCGCCGCCATCTGTCGCTACATCCAGTTCCAGTGCGGTCGTCCGTCTCCGCTTCACTCCAGAGATCTTCATTCCATCATTGTGGCGGCCTTCCACTGCCTCAGCACCTGGATTACGAGGCACCACGACCTCTTGGAGGACCAG GAGTGCTTGCTGGAGCTTTTGGGGATTGTGGAGCTCGGCGTGTCAGGCAGCAAGTCCAGGCAGGAAGTGGAAGTACGGTGTCGAGACCAGAAAGAACTGAATCCCGTCTCTCTGCGAGTGAAGGAAGCGGCTGAGGCCACGCTAAATTG CATCATGCAGGTGTCTGGAGCGTCCCCGTCCTTCGAGAGCTCTTTGGACGAGGACACACTTATTGGCTGCTCTGGTATGAGTGACAGAATCCTGAAGAAGTTCCGATATTTTGCTTTGGATGCTTCTGTGATCCTGGGAATTCTAGAACAAGATCAAGGACCTAAACAAG GTTCTGCATCATCCCCGTCGCTCATGGTGCTGATCCGAGGACAGTTTTCACATCGCTCCTGGACTCTCCAGCACCGCCTTCAGCCCAGAGAAGAAAAAGCCAGCCCAAAG GAAGCACTCAGCCATCGGGAAGGTGGAGGCGGCGAAGCCCAGGTGCATGGTGGGACATCACACTGCTGGTCTGGTGTCCAAAGGCCGGCGCCTCTGGAAAACCTCAACGTGGGTCTTTTGGTTGAAGCAGACATAAGCATCCCCAACCTGTGGGAGGGCCTGACTGAGGAG GTGAAACAGTATTTGGATCGTCTCCGAGCAACTTTGGAGCGACAGCAGCGGGTGGAGGCGGAGCTCCGGCGGACCGTTGCCATGACCACTTATGCACCTCCTCCTTATCCTCGTCTTCGTCCTGCCACTTGCGTCCAGACTGCGAGGCTCTTCCTGTCCCACTTGGGCCTGGTGACTCCTGAGACCCTGAAG GATCTTGGCAGCGGGGGCGCTCCGGCTCAGTTGGTGTCTCTGGACTCGTCATTGCCAGGATTCTGTGAGGACCTGAGACGTTTAGACCGGCTCCCGTTCAGAACCCAGGACTCTGCCTTCATCTTCTACATGAGGGCAGGACAGAAAACTGCAACTGAG ATTTTAGGAAACGTGGAGTCACGTGACAACGTGTCTCGTCACTTCCTGGACTTCCTGTCCAATTTGGGCTGGCCGGTGGCAGCGGCGGGACGCGGTCGCCACGAGGTCGTCG CAGAATTCACGGCTGCGCTGGCACAAAGCGGCGGAGGCGCGTTCGACGGCAAGCGCTTCGTCCTCAAGTACGAGGACGCTCTGACCGACCTCACCTTTGTCGTTCCCTCGTCATCATCGCACG atgATTGGTCAAAGTGCTGGAAAGAGGCGGAGTCTGAGGTTCAAAGGTCTGCTGAAGACCGGCACAAATCCAAGATGATGATCGTGTGGGTGGAACGCTTGGAGGACATAG AGGCGTTCCCTGTTGGGGAGCTCAACAAAAGCTG cGCACGGGACGTCCACATGGTGTTGGTCCACGGCATGCGGAGCGGCCTCTTCCGGATCGTCACGCGTGGGAATTCCGGCGGGAAGTCCATCTTGCTTCCGCCGCTGGTGGACGGCATCGTCGTCAGCAAGCGCAGTCTTG GCCCGTTAGTGACGGAGACGTTGCTGAACGGTTGCCGTCGGCGACAGCTGTGCGGCGACCCCGCCCCCCCGCCGCACGTCAACAGGAAGTCCCTGATCGGCGACATGATCGGTCGCTACCGCAGCCGCCGCTCGGAGCCCGCCGACTTCTACGGCGCCTTATTTCAACAAGCCTGA